Genomic window (Thermococcus sp.):
TGGCTCTCCGGTGTCGCCCCCACTTCAATTTGTGGCTTTATCTCAAAGGCCGGGTGGGGGTAACTCATCCGTCTCCACTCACCGTCTAGGAAGATGTAGGCATTAAAGACCTCCTCTACAGGCTCTACTTGGAAGCCCTCTGGTAGCTCCGTCCTGAGTTCTTCGTTGAGCCCGAATATCCCCCCCCACATTCTGTTCAGAAAATCGTGGATCTCCCTTACATTCATCTCACACACCCAAAATGGAAAGGAAAAGGACCTTAAAAACCTTCATTTCAGACTGCCGAGGTTGCTCAGCATCTCGTTAAGCTGTCCCATGATGTTGCTCTTCACGGTCTCCTCGTAGCTTCCTAGCTTTATCGTGTACTCGTTGTTGAGCACATTGATCGTCATGAACACGTCTGCCTTAATCCTGCTTTCCTCCCCGTTCTTCACGTGGAGCTCCCATACCTTTGGCAGGGCAGACTCAATGATATACATCTTGAGTATCATATTCCCGTATCCTCTTGCGGGCAGGACGACGCCGTTTTCCGACGAACCATAAGCGGCTTTTATCCCGTTGGCGTAGACGTCATAGCTCACGTTTCCAATCGGAATTGGGAAGGAGTTGGGGTTGTAGAACTTCATGTGTGCCAGCAGGATTGCCTTTCCGTTCCGCTCGCCTGCCCAGTCGAACTTCGTCTCAACGAGGGCCGGGCTTTTGAGTATTCCGCCGAAGTACTCTTTACTCTCCGCCGTGAAGTTCAGGCGGGAGAGTATGTTCTCACTTATGCTTCGCTTGAGGTCGAGGTTAACCGGCACCACCCCGAGGAGCTTGCCCCGTACAATAACGTTGACGTTGCCCTTCTGCCCATTGTTGAGGTAATTAACCAGCGCCCTAACGAGGTTGTGGTTGTCGACGGCCAGTAGGATTCCTATCTCCCTTCCCGTCGGGCTGTAATTGAACTCCTTGATTCTCGCCACTGGAATACCAGCGAACTCTATCGTTAGGTTCTCTATCGAGGCCGGAACCATCAGGGGCCTGGCCAACGTTCCGTCTATGATTATGTCCGTTTTTGCCTCGCTGACATCTCCCCAGTGGGCTTTAAGCTCTGGATGTGCGGTTATTGCCGCGTAGCCGACGTAGCCTATCCAGACCAGAAAAACCAGCGCCAGGCCGGCTAACAGGAGCTTCCACCTCATTCTTTCACCTTCTTATATTTCGCTCCTCATGGTTTAAACGTTTCCGTCCCGGTAGCTTTAAAACTCCGAATTCCAATTTCAACCGGTGGAATAATGGGCTGGTTGTCATCAATCCTCTGGGCGTTCTGGTACATCCTTCCGGCCTACTTTGCCAACGCTTCCCCCGTCCTTGTGGGAGGGGGCAGGCCTATAGACGGTGGGAGGAAGTGGGGAGATGGCAGGAGGATTCTTGGGGACGGAAAAACCTGGAGGGGCTTTATTGGTGGCGTTTCAATTGGAACTCTCATTGGCCTAATTCAGTACTTCATAACCCCCGGCTTCTACGGTGACTTTAAGACGGCGTTCCTCCTCGCTTTCCTCCTATCGTTCGGCGCGCTCCTGGGTGACCTAGTTGGAAGTTTCCTCAAGAGGAGAGCGGATCTCCCACGCGGTGCCCCTGCGATAGGCCTCGATCAGCTCGGCTTCCTTATAGCGGCCCTTGCCCTCGCTTATCCTGTAAAAACCCTTTCCAGCGGCCAGATCATCCTCCTCCTCGTTATCTCGCCCTTCATTCACTGGGGGGCGAACTACTTTGCCTATAAGATGGGCTGGAAGAGCGTGCCGTGGTAGTCACTTTCCACTTTCTACTAACTCTTTAAAATGGTATGTAATTTTTGAATAGAAAAAGTTTTTAATAACATTCTAAGTTTTAATGTCTGGTGATGCTATGAGGAAGGTGGCTGGAATACTGATGGTAGTGCTGGTGCTGGGT
Coding sequences:
- a CDS encoding LEA type 2 family protein, with the translated sequence MRWKLLLAGLALVFLVWIGYVGYAAITAHPELKAHWGDVSEAKTDIIIDGTLARPLMVPASIENLTIEFAGIPVARIKEFNYSPTGREIGILLAVDNHNLVRALVNYLNNGQKGNVNVIVRGKLLGVVPVNLDLKRSISENILSRLNFTAESKEYFGGILKSPALVETKFDWAGERNGKAILLAHMKFYNPNSFPIPIGNVSYDVYANGIKAAYGSSENGVVLPARGYGNMILKMYIIESALPKVWELHVKNGEESRIKADVFMTINVLNNEYTIKLGSYEETVKSNIMGQLNEMLSNLGSLK
- a CDS encoding CDP-2,3-bis-(O-geranylgeranyl)-sn-glycerol synthase; protein product: MGWLSSILWAFWYILPAYFANASPVLVGGGRPIDGGRKWGDGRRILGDGKTWRGFIGGVSIGTLIGLIQYFITPGFYGDFKTAFLLAFLLSFGALLGDLVGSFLKRRADLPRGAPAIGLDQLGFLIAALALAYPVKTLSSGQIILLLVISPFIHWGANYFAYKMGWKSVPW